The genomic segment TCCTGTGACCCAGAACACGAGTAAAGAGGAGAGCTTTGGTCACGGTCCTGCTCCACCAAAACAACCCGAGGTCCCAACTGGAAGTAAAGACACGCCGGCGTCCACACAGAGTGATCCTGTCCCCACGGacaaaaagacagagggacatTTCTCAGGCCCGCCGAGCCCCGCGTTCTCTCTCGACAGCAACAGTCCCTTCGCTAATGGCTTCCTCCATTTTGAGTCCTCTCTGTTTGAGGACGACGACGTGGATCGAGCGCAAGAGACGAGGTCACCCGTGGACGCCTTCCAGGACAAACACGAGAGGACGGAGAACGTTCCTCAGCCCGCTCCTGGAGATCTAAACGTGAACTCTCAGGATGCTACAGCGTCGGCGGGAACCAAGGTCGTCACGCGCTCGCAGTCGTCTGGTCAACGCCGGAGATACTGGGACGGCTCGGAGGACGACTGGGACAGCGACACTGACCTCTTCCTGTTCGTGGACAGTCCCTCGCAGCATTCAACGGCAAGTTTTACCCTGATTACACTGAACTCTGCACAAACAACAGTAACATCACACTGTTGGACAAGCATACATGTCAGCGTCATGttagagagacacaaacagtcaGAAACAATAGTAAACAAGGCAATCGGagacaagcctctggcggcctctgttggtcatattggcaagtgcgagtgtggaagcacaaacaaacCATATCAGTTTATCTTtgtttctgcacaaatatcacacagtaatctacattttaaatatgattttcaaatgaaaatgacaataatgacgTACAGATGACCACACCCTCTGATATCAcacaaaataatcgcaattagacatttattcaaaatggTTCAGCTCAAGTTTGGAGTTTGGCTGAAACACACACCGAGCCAGCAACAAGGTGACTTAACGTCTTTGTCACTCTATGACGTGGATCACCACGCTGCTTTTTATGTCATACTCAAATATGTACAAAAACTGAGCAAAATAAACAGGAAATAGTTTCAAAAGACATCAAAACTGTGTAATCATagtcaaatgtttaaataaaaacaagagtaaGTTGCACAGAGAAATCTTGACATGTGTCACGTACTCGTGTCTTCACTTCATAACAAACGCACAGCGCGATCGACACCGCAGACGCGGCGTGCCTGTTTTCCCACACCATCATTATCGACTGCCGTTACCATGGTGATTCAAACTAATGTGTTAACCTTCCCCATCAGGAAGTTTAACTCGACACCGGTAACCGCTACATCGCAAAAAATCCAGATGTGTTTAATATCTTAGTGCCGAACTACggtggccagtccatcacaggacaaacagtcattcaaacattgtcacattttttggaTTTCTAtagttcatgcttgagaaaatACACTTGCATAATTATGGATGGACAGGACTCTTAATGTGTACGTCCAAATGTCCAAATGTCCAAATGCTTTCATTGAAGTGTCTCTGCACAGTTCTGAGATGCGGGACGTGACGTCTAAAATAAGTGTTTCAAagctacagggagccactgcagaggcgTGGAAGAGCCACATGCAGGTCTGGAGCCGCAGGTTGTAGACCCCTGACCTCGGAAAACCTGTCTATTGCTGTTCTGCCAtctgcagtgtgtttgtttctaatTCTCTACAAAACCCCAGCGTCTCATTCTAATCCACGTCTGTTTGTATGAAGATTGAACTACAAGATACagaatactgtaaatatacaaacacactgttCACATCGtagaagtattcctttaaaaagtTTCCAACAGAAGCCAGTGTCGTCCAGTCTCGTCCAGTGTTGTCCAGTCTTGTCCAGTCTTGTCCAGTGTCGTCCAGTCTTGTCCAGTCTCGTCCAGTGTCGTCCAGTCTTGTCCAGTCTCGTCCAGTCTCGTCCAGTGTTGTCCAGTCTCGTCCAGTGTTGTCCAGTCTTGTCCAGTGTCGTCCAGTGTTGTCCAGTCTCGTCCAGTGTCGTCCAGTCTTGTCCAGTGTTGTCGAGCGTTGTCAGTCATAACTGTGGCCTCCTcgtgttctctctctgtgtgtgtgtcgtctgctGCTCTGAGCAGAGACACCTGTTTACTCGCTAGCTTAGGAtactttgatgatgatgatgatgatgatgatgatgaagtgaaaTTCTTTGATGCTCTATGAATGGAACAGAGTGAAGCTTATATTAGTGGACGGGTGTAAACATAAGTCTTTGGCTgtaaaccagtgtcactcttaAAGTCAGATCTAGTttgtaataaacacaaacacatcacacgTTTACATGCAGCCATAAATCATGTGAAGTTGTGCAGGTTAGGTAACGATAAATAACCATACGGTGCATATGAAAGCATGACTGACGTCACTCTGTCCCGGTCTGTCCCGGTCTGTCCCCTCAGGTCAGATCTCCTCCAGCCCTCTAACAGTTCAGGGATCAGTGTAGACTCAAATCTCTGCTCGTGGAGTTCTCTGAAGTTCTTCCACAAACAGCTCCGTGTTTTCAGTTAAACTCCAaactagggatgtaacgattaccggtatgacgataaaccgcggtaaaattcccgacggttatcataccgtttcaaattttaattatcgttaaaaccgtgattgattaccgcaactgattaccgaaaaactcacagtgatacttgctcatttcctggagaagcagcagcacctgaacggcactcgctcaagcgggcgcgcatgcgcagtttgcactgtctgtccagcgacaacacggctgaagccacctgcgctccagagattaccccccgtaagatcagaaatctgggcatattttgtatttttaaaggatgttgagagtaaaataattgaagacaatcaatccttgtgcagaaaatgcaaaaaaaaaatctccgcgaacttcgcggcgcgaaggcacttccaatatgatgagccatctccgtgactaccacacacaacttttcagcgggtaaatcaacaaaaacgggatttcggaatagtgggaaacgtcatggtttgtctcgcgaaagcgagtagtgtgcagacgacaggtaccgtagcagaccaaaatgtgtttgtttctgtgtttttttattttatttttatgctgtgtacaaCCGCTGCtgcttaattattatccgacacagagtgaggacctgtgtgtgtgtgtgtgtgtgtgtcagtcagtcagatgataattattattattaataataataataataatgataataataataataataataataatataataaaacttggttaaaagatttcagtgtgtgtgtgttcagtacttttggaacattttgaacacatctaacaataccgtgataatattgataaccgtgataattttggtcacgataaccgtgatatgaaattttcatatcgttacatttCTACTCCAAACTCAGGCTGAAccattttgaataaatgtctaattgtgattatttttgatggATATTGCGACATCAGAAGGAGCGGTAATCTTTacgtcattattctcattttttaaatgattactgtgtaatatttgtgccgatctgtgagaaacaaagatgttctcttcactCTGTAGAACACCATGTGTGTAGATCGAGACAATGATTCAGTTCACTGGTGcagtgttgttgtcgttgttgttgttgttgcctcccTCTGTCTTAAAgcacttcacttcctgtgtgcagcgctgaAATGTCGCCGGGTGTCATGAGATCCAAACTCTGCTAAactcagaaacacagagagttgttTACGGCTCAGTGGCTTCACTGTAACAGATGTTTATGTCTCTTACATTGAtgattgtttatgtttaaaaagtgtgtaaATCATCATGTGAAATATCAAAAACACAGATTcttattgtgtctttttttgttctctgttgttgtcgtcgttgttgttgttgttgttgtcgtcgtcagcagcagcagaacagccTGAAGAAAAAGTCTCTGCCGCCGCTGAAGTTTTTAGAGGGCGAGATTATTTGGGCAAAGTTCAACCGACGACCGTGGTGGCCCTGTgaggtgacctctgaccccgcaCTGGGGATCTATCACAGAGTGAAAGGTGGGCCAACGACAGCTCCGCACAGCGACACAGTGTTACtacattcatgcattcatgctTGTATGTGGCTTAATTctattaaatattacattataaggacatttcatttgaattaagagttgatataaaaaataaaaaaaagaatttcaaagtaaaagtgtttttatgtggaatgatgtataattatatataataataataaataattaataaaatgataaatctgaaataaagtaaataataacagaCAACTGGGATTAAAACACTCATTTATatcatgaatacatttaataatgtgataattacaacAGTATGTCTTAGTAttgttatgataataataatatttagtattatggtctgtagctcactggcagctgtgcctccaatacatttagttttattttactatgatattaagtggtgggcctcGTGCAATTGATTGCTGGGTCGCATGTGGCCCGTGGACCACAAGTTTGACACCACTGAAGTAAatcattaatataaataatgaagGTATTGCTTTCAGTTGTGTTGTAAACTCTTCATTCTCTAGAACATCACATTATAAGTGAGTAAATGTGACCATGCCAGAGAGGCTTTGTGCtagaaatgtcttttatttgagtttatttGAATTTGAGAGTCCATATTTTCAAACAGTGGTTCTCCTTCATTAGTATCCAGTTGTCATTACTAATGAAAGAGAACCACTGTTAGTAACTTGCACCCACTGACGTTCTATAAAAGCTTGAAAATAGTTATTTAGTCTATTTGCTGTTTAAGTTTTAAACCCCGAACAATAATTCATCTTTAATCTGTGCTTTGATGTAATTGACATTCAGAATGTAGTGTCTCAGTTTCCACCTGCTGACACTGAGGCTGCGGTTTTGTCGTTGTCTTAGAGCCCAGTGAGCGTCCATGTCGCCTCTACCATGTGCGGACGTTTGGCGAGTCTGTGGAAGAAGTCTGGGTGGAGGACAAATCCACTCACTCTTTCCATGGAGGCTTTGAGTTTGAGCAGCTACTGCGGCGGAGAGGGAAGCAACGAGAGAAGAACAATAAATACACTGTAATTACTCTTTTATTAATGACGAGTCGCTTTAACGCCGAAgccttaaaatgtttttgcttattttagtcataaaagggccagaaattgtctcttttttgtcaatttttcgagaataactttcaatatctggcagtaatTTACAATTCAAGaattcaaaatgaagaaaaactaagttttattgtaaaaaaacaccGTAGTGtaacatgaacaccagatttgcGTGTTCAATTTTAACAGtacaatacatatttaaaagaacatttgtttgagtctttgtctcaatgtcgagtaatgccggcttcctgcaaccaTTTGAGTGGAATTCCTGtgataaccacacgttggctttgacatCCAACTTCTCAGGTTTCAGAAACAGCTTGAATTTATCCGATAGCACAaacagtgttaaagggttcaatTCCTCTTGTTGAGGAACAGTACCATGGTGATAATAAACAGAGTATTTGATCAGCACAGACTGAACTGTGTTTTTCTCCATCTTTCTGCAGATTGCAAAGCGTTTCCAGGACTCGTGGAGGTTAAGCGTCGCAGAAGCTGAGTCTGTCCTCCCACTGCGACCCAAAATGGCTTCCCCTGTATCTTCAGCCGCAGATTACGCCTTCCAGTTCAGTTCCTctgtggagagagaggacaaggCCCTTCCAACCCTTTCTACATGCACTTCGCCCGTCTCCACTCCCCCTGAGACGTCACAGCGAGTCGTCAATGGATCCGTTTCATCCCCAACGACACCTCCAGCAAAGCCAAGCACTTTACAGAAATCTTCTGGCAAGAAGAAACCGAGTAAATCAATAAAAGACATGAACAgtaaaaagtccaaaaagaTCTTTAGAAATAGCCCGGACGGATCTGACACGTACAACGAAGAGTGCCCGTACTCTGACCTCGACTCGGTCCCTAAGATTTTGTGTCCTAAAGCACTCGAGCGGCAGCAAAAACTGGCTCCACCTCAGTCGTCTGTTACAGTCGTCAAAGAGGTGAAGAAGCAGCCGGAGATCCAGAGTGGTCTTTGGTTCAGTAAATCAGGCAAAGACAGGCGGCCGAAAACAACCAGTTCAGTGCCAGACCGCACTCTGTTCAGCAAGGTGTCGTCTAAGAAGAAGAACCTTCCCGTCGTCGGTAAGAAGACGGTGGTTCCTGGCGTCTCTTCAGCTGTCGGTGAGCCGTCAGTGATGCCAGACAAACAGAAGCTTGTGGTCGGTGCTGAAGCAAATCCTCCTCCTGTGCCGTCAGGACACTCGACGAGTAAAAACACCTCTGTTTCCAATGGGCCTGTCGGTACAACCAGTGGCCTTCCTGACCAATCAGAACCTTCAGAAAAGCACAAGTCTCCGAGCTCTGCTGAGACTGCTGTGCTGTCCCGGTCGAGACACTCAAAGTGTCTGCAGACGCTCAGCACTACAACGAGCGCTCTTATTGGCAAATTGTCAGACCAGTTTGGAAGCTTAGATGTTAAAAGTTCTCAGGAGCCCAGCATGAAAATCAGCTCCGGGGTCCAAACTGGGTGTTCagaaagtgtgaatgtgagtgtcaGTCAAAGTAAAAGTCCGGACACGATAACCAAGAAAAAAGTCACTTTAGTTGACAGGGTTTCCAATCAACCAGAGAAAAAGGACCGTAGCAAAACTCCAGTGCCCAACGCTGTCACCCCTGACCCAATGTCAATCCTAGAGAAGCAAGCGAGTCTGGTCTCCAAGTGCAGGCTCCCGTATGTCAAATTAATACGCAGAAACATCGAGGATAGCAAGTTCTTCAATGCCAGAGTAACCCTGAAACCCACCGAGCAAACGGCAAACACAAGCACTGAAAAACCACCAGACAAAGACAATAATGGGACTAAAAAATCCTCCAGGCGTCTGTCGGACAGAGCGGACAGCAAAACAAACGTCCCCTTAGAGAAGATCCTCAGTTCAGAGAAGATAAAGGTTTCAGTGGTGAAGTTAAAAACCTGCGGGGACAACAGAACGTTCAACCTCTCGTCAGAATCATCGCCGGAGAAAAGTGTCCCGGTCTCCACTGTGGAGAGTGTGACTGCGGAGGAGTCGGGGAGCGCAGAGGTGGAGAGGGAACCAGGTTTAAATGTAAGCCCAAGGAATTCTAATCAGTCAGAAAGTAAGAAACTCGCGCCCTCTAATGCAATGAACACGACTTCTGACCACTCCGACAGAACAGCAACGTCTGACACCGGTGCATCTGATAGTAAAACTGCTGCTCCTCAGAAGCCAGCGAGATGTTTGGacggagaaaaacaaaaggtaaaGGAAAGAGAGGAAGTAAAACTGCAGACGCCAACAGCCGTGACGCGCCAAGAACAAGCAAACGACAATCAGAAGCAAGGTCGTTCAGAATCCAGGAGTGCAAAGGTTTCTGAAGACCCGACCCCTGACAAATCCAAGACTGTTGTCCGCACGCAATCAAAGCAGGTTCCACAGGAAGTACAGAAAGTACCGGTGCAGCCTGCTCACCTCCCAGCCAGCGGTCGCTTGATGACCAGAGCTCTGAAGGCCATGCAGGAGGCggagcagaagaagaacaagaagggGAAAGCTCAGCAGAAAGAATCCTTAGATCCATCAAGAAAAGCTGAGGATTCACGAAACTCCAACCGGAGTCTAAAACCCAAACACAACCTAAGCACTAAAGTAAAACCTGTGAAATCTAAGCTTAATAAAAACACTGAGTCTGATCAGGACACACTCTCCAGCTGTAGCAGCCCCAATTTAACGTCCTCCAGTTCCGCTGACGTTGACACCGACGTCAAAAGCGAAGATGAAGACCACTCGATATCCTCGACACCGCCGATGGACTTCATACCCCTCACATCTTCGGTGAAGGCGAAAAAGGAAGATCACGCCTCTGCCAAAAGGTCGCCGTCCTCGCCTCCCTCACCGTTCTCCTTCATGAAcgcctttaaaaatgtgaaggaGGTTTCCTTCCAGTCTGTGACGAGCGAGGGCCACGGCAAACCCGTCTCCTTCACGCCAAACTCCAACTACAAGTTCAGCACTTTCCTCATGATGTTGAAGGACCTGCATGACACCAGAGAGCGAGACGGGGCCCCCTTTGAGCTGGACATCGGGCCCCCGAGTGCACATGTGAAGGAGGAGCCGTCAGTGATGCCTCCTGAGGTTAAACCTGCGGGGCAAGATGTTAATAACAATTCAAAATCAAGTCCAGACAAAATCATCGTCACACACTGTGAGGATGGCAAAAGTCAGAAGTTGAAGCGGCCGTACAACAGAAGGAACTGCGCCGGAGTCAAGAAGAGAACCAACCACAAAGTGCCTTGTTCTCCTGCCAGGTCTGGACCTGGTTTCCCCGGCCTGGAGTCCTCACCCACCGTGGACTCTTCATCAGGACTGGACTGCTCCTCGAGGGTCCAGTCGTTGTTGGGCATGCAGTTGAGCAGATGGGAGAACCGGGCCGGAGCTGATGAAGAAGTGGCTCGcggggaggaagtggaggagacgTGGAGCAGAGTGAGCGAGAATCTACAGAACATGATGACGCCTGTGGAGgaggatcagcagcagcagcagcagcagcagcagcagcagtctgacGCGAGGCTGGGTCTGGAGACGAGGAAAGGCCTCGCTGGAGACCGCATGAACGAGACCAACATGAGCTTCACGCACATCGCCAGAGGACATGAGAAGTCTCCATCAGGAGGTAAATCCAGACCAGTTCACCTAAATAATGAATCAGAATCTGTCCAGAATCTGCCACATGGACCCAAACACGCACAAAGACTCAAAGACAATAACAAACTTTAGAAGTTAAACTGACTGCAGTAAATATCCAGCACATAATCTACTCGTCAATCTTAAAACATTCACCTCAAGATTCTTGGCTTTCAAGAAATAGCAAAGACCATGTGGTTAATAACTGATAAAggattgtaaatgtaaaaacactCAGTCTTTCCTTTTGTGTCTATTTTAGCTCACAAACGAATACGAAAACCAAGCAAGAGGCTGCTGGAGTGGACGGGCGAGTACGATCAGATTTTCTCCacgaggaagaaaaacaaaaagcctcTTCAGTCGCTAGAAAAGGTAAAAGAC from the Solea solea chromosome 4, fSolSol10.1, whole genome shotgun sequence genome contains:
- the nsd1b gene encoding histone-lysine N-methyltransferase, H3 lysine-36 specific isoform X4; translation: MSGPHGGPGRETRQSSCPLTSGHDLFTHSCSSRHHDHRLGVSMSAAASSLKHASVYGFAQREHPSSSSSSSSSYSPLRRLQHLTSMVSNPDLVLPAREPERSWDWGTHRRERERGEEQQRDSWADCSSRRRPVTQNTSKEESFGHGPAPPKQPEVPTGSKDTPASTQSDPVPTDKKTEGHFSGPPSPAFSLDSNSPFANGFLHFESSLFEDDDVDRAQETRSPVDAFQDKHERTENVPQPAPGDLNVNSQDATASAGTKVVTRSQSSGQRRRYWDGSEDDWDSDTDLFLFVDSPSQHSTQNSLKKKSLPPLKFLEGEIIWAKFNRRPWWPCEVTSDPALGIYHRVKEPSERPCRLYHVRTFGESVEEVWVEDKSTHSFHGGFEFEQLLRRRGKQREKNNKYTIAKRFQDSWRLSVAEAESVLPLRPKMASPVSSAADYAFQFSSSVEREDKALPTLSTCTSPVSTPPETSQRVVNGSVSSPTTPPAKPSTLQKSSGKKKPSKSIKDMNSKKSKKIFRNSPDGSDTYNEECPYSDLDSVPKILCPKALERQQKLAPPQSSVTVVKEVKKQPEIQSGLWFSKSGKDRRPKTTSSVPDRTLFSKVSSKKKNLPVVGKKTVVPGVSSAVGEPSVMPDKQKLVVGAEANPPPVPSGHSTSKNTSVSNGPVGTTSGLPDQSEPSEKHKSPSSAETAVLSRSRHSKCLQTLSTTTSALIGKLSDQFGSLDVKSSQEPSMKISSGVQTGCSESVNVSVSQSKSPDTITKKKVTLVDRVSNQPEKKDRSKTPVPNAVTPDPMSILEKQASLVSKCRLPYVKLIRRNIEDSKFFNARVTLKPTEQTANTSTEKPPDKDNNGTKKSSRRLSDRADSKTNVPLEKILSSEKIKVSVVKLKTCGDNRTFNLSSESSPEKSVPVSTVESVTAEESGSAEVEREPGLNVSPRNSNQSESKKLAPSNAMNTTSDHSDRTATSDTGASDSKTAAPQKPARCLDGEKQKVKEREEVKLQTPTAVTRQEQANDNQKQGRSESRSAKVSEDPTPDKSKTVVRTQSKQVPQEVQKVPVQPAHLPASGRLMTRALKAMQEAEQKKNKKGKAQQKESLDPSRKAEDSRNSNRSLKPKHNLSTKVKPVKSKLNKNTESDQDTLSSCSSPNLTSSSSADVDTDVKSEDEDHSISSTPPMDFIPLTSSVKAKKEDHASAKRSPSSPPSPFSFMNAFKNVKEVSFQSVTSEGHGKPVSFTPNSNYKFSTFLMMLKDLHDTRERDGAPFELDIGPPSAHVKEEPSVMPPEVKPAGQDVNNNSKSSPDKIIVTHCEDGKSQKLKRPYNRRNCAGVKKRTNHKVPCSPARSGPGFPGLESSPTVDSSSGLDCSSRVQSLLGMQLSRWENRAGADEEVARGEEVEETWSRVSENLQNMMTPVEEDQQQQQQQQQQQSDARLGLETRKGLAGDRMNETNMSFTHIARGHEKSPSGAHKRIRKPSKRLLEWTGEYDQIFSTRKKNKKPLQSLEKSAEPLTSMSEHAGLDKNSHDRSSLNSLPEIQTPPPEETVATTTTTTTMSPELQIPSTEDASCPRDTPVLSIDTLTPPPEAEPTLSDGLVKDYTGNAPLLERKRKRKPTQKILEYCLEAEASPVPKKRVKTLKATSNPAPQSDSGPPPLKLKRQQLTAFTPATQDDSTAPPAPSIHTTLTPVTPVTPVTPVAPVPTVRPVAVTPPPPPPPPPEPRPVDPESADMDAPEPEDRNAQEVKKDAAESEGDSSSLDHSFSSMKEDFSLCDDPRLPSRKIIGDRGGPASMKENICQVCEKTGELLLCEGQCCGAFHLACISLAQAPKGKFICPECTSGIHTCFVCKKRSEDVRRCMIPVCGKFYHGECIANYAATAPVNRGFRCSIHVCLTCFIATPNSVSISKGRLVRCVRCPVAYHATDLCMAAGCVVLSNNSIICPNHFTPRRGVKNHEHVNVSWCFVCTEGGSLLCCESCPAAFHRECLNIEMPKGSWYCNDCKAGKKPRFKDILWVKVGRYRWWPAEVSHPKTIPENIQRMKHDVGEFPVHFFGSNDYLWTYQARVFPYMDVDANSKEKMGKGVDATYKKALEEAAVRFRELQAEKELRQLQEDRKNDRKPPPYKHIKVNRPIGKVQILTADLSEIPRCNCKATDESPCGPDSECINRMLLYECHPQVCPAGDRCLNQAFSKRQYSQVEIFRTLSRGWGLRCVHDIKKGQFVSEYVGEVIDEEECRSRIRHAQENDICNFYMLTLDKDRIIDAGPKGNEARFMNHCCQPNCETQKWTVSGDTRVGLFALVDVSAGTELTFNYNLECLGNGKTVCKCGASNCSGFLGVRPKNNPPSEDKGRKLKRRGHGKRKSKAVVTKEREDECFSCGDGGQMVSCKRPGCPKVYHADCLNLTKRPAGRWECPWHQCDICFKDAASFCEMCPSSYCNQHREGLLFISKLDGKLCCSEHDPCGPDPLEPGEIREYKPEPRALTSGLGMAVIPSAAPNTTAGLNPTTRTRVREIGAGAGPSESFPAFSIPVPITIPVAPPPSSSDPPSSPQMFDLPHYSPISSYDEEEEEEEEEEELLGEVEEELEDEGEVGRQKSDPRDIDGEAEVEEVGLEYLEIKEDEEDDEEEEEEEDDEEVEEEDEEDEED
- the nsd1b gene encoding histone-lysine N-methyltransferase, H3 lysine-36 specific isoform X2; protein product: MSGPHGGPGRETRQSSCPLTSGHDLFTHSCSSRHHDHRLGVSMSAAASSLKHASVYGFAQREHPSSSSSSSSSYSPLRRLQHLTSMVSNPDLVLPAREPERSWDWGTHRRERERGEEQQRDSWADCSSRRRPVTQNTSKEESFGHGPAPPKQPEVPTGSKDTPASTQSDPVPTDKKTEGHFSGPPSPAFSLDSNSPFANGFLHFESSLFEDDDVDRAQETRSPVDAFQDKHERTENVPQPAPGDLNVNSQDATASAGTKVVTRSQSSGQRRRYWDGSEDDWDSDTDLFLFVDSPSQHSTQQNSLKKKSLPPLKFLEGEIIWAKFNRRPWWPCEVTSDPALGIYHRVKEPSERPCRLYHVRTFGESVEEVWVEDKSTHSFHGGFEFEQLLRRRGKQREKNNKYTIAKRFQDSWRLSVAEAESVLPLRPKMASPVSSAADYAFQFSSSVEREDKALPTLSTCTSPVSTPPETSQRVVNGSVSSPTTPPAKPSTLQKSSGKKKPSKSIKDMNSKKSKKIFRNSPDGSDTYNEECPYSDLDSVPKILCPKALERQQKLAPPQSSVTVVKEVKKQPEIQSGLWFSKSGKDRRPKTTSSVPDRTLFSKVSSKKKNLPVVGKKTVVPGVSSAVGEPSVMPDKQKLVVGAEANPPPVPSGHSTSKNTSVSNGPVGTTSGLPDQSEPSEKHKSPSSAETAVLSRSRHSKCLQTLSTTTSALIGKLSDQFGSLDVKSSQEPSMKISSGVQTGCSESVNVSVSQSKSPDTITKKKVTLVDRVSNQPEKKDRSKTPVPNAVTPDPMSILEKQASLVSKCRLPYVKLIRRNIEDSKFFNARVTLKPTEQTANTSTEKPPDKDNNGTKKSSRRLSDRADSKTNVPLEKILSSEKIKVSVVKLKTCGDNRTFNLSSESSPEKSVPVSTVESVTAEESGSAEVEREPGLNVSPRNSNQSESKKLAPSNAMNTTSDHSDRTATSDTGASDSKTAAPQKPARCLDGEKQKVKEREEVKLQTPTAVTRQEQANDNQKQGRSESRSAKVSEDPTPDKSKTVVRTQSKQVPQEVQKVPVQPAHLPASGRLMTRALKAMQEAEQKKNKKGKAQQKESLDPSRKAEDSRNSNRSLKPKHNLSTKVKPVKSKLNKNTESDQDTLSSCSSPNLTSSSSADVDTDVKSEDEDHSISSTPPMDFIPLTSSVKAKKEDHASAKRSPSSPPSPFSFMNAFKNVKEVSFQSVTSEGHGKPVSFTPNSNYKFSTFLMMLKDLHDTRERDGAPFELDIGPPSAHVKEEPSVMPPEVKPAGQDVNNNSKSSPDKIIVTHCEDGKSQKLKRPYNRRNCAGVKKRTNHKVPCSPARSGPGFPGLESSPTVDSSSGLDCSSRVQSLLGMQLSRWENRAGADEEVARGEEVEETWSRVSENLQNMMTPVEEDQQQQQQQQQQQSDARLGLETRKGLAGDRMNETNMSFTHIARGHEKSPSGAHKRIRKPSKRLLEWTGEYDQIFSTRKKNKKPLQSLEKSAEPLTSMSEHAGLDKNSHDRSSLNSLPEIQTPPPEETVATTTTTTTMSPELQIPSTEDASCPRDTPVLSIDTLTPPPEAEPTLSDGLVKDYTGNAPLLERKRKRKPTQKILEYCLEAEASPVPKKRVKTLKATSNPAPQSDSGPPPLKLKRQQLTAFTPATQDDSTAPPAPSIHTTLTPVTPVTPVTPVAPVPTVRPVAVTPPPPPPPPPEPRPVDPESADMDAPEPEDRNAQEVKKDAAESEGDSSSLDHSFSSMKEDFSLCDDPRLPSRKIIGDRGGPASMKENICQVCEKTGELLLCEGQCCGAFHLACISLAQAPKGKFICPECTSGIHTCFVCKKRSEDVRRCMIPVCGKFYHGECIANYAATAPVNRGFRCSIHVCLTCFIATPNSVSISKGRLVRCVRCPVAYHATDLCMAAGCVVLSNNSIICPNHFTPRRGVKNHEHVNVSWCFVCTEGGSLLCCESCPAAFHRECLNIEMPKGSWYCNDCKAGKKPRFKDILWVKVGRYRWWPAEVSHPKTIPENIQRMKHDVGEFPVHFFGSNDYLWTYQARVFPYMDVDANSKEKMGKGVDATYKKALEEAAVRFRELQAEKELRQLQEDRKNDRKPPPYKHIKVNRPIGKVQILTADLSEIPRCNCKATDESPCGPDSECINRMLLYECHPQVCPAGDRCLNQAFSKRQYSQVEIFRTLSRGWGLRCVHDIKKGQFVSEYVGEVIDEEECRSRIRHAQENDICNFYMLTLDKDRIIDAGPKGNEARFMNHCCQPNCETQKWTVSGDTRVGLFALVDVSAGTELTFNYNLECLGNGKTVCKCGASNCSGFLGVRPKNNPPSEDKGRKLKRRGHGKRKSKAVVTKEREDECFSCGDGGQMVSCKRPGCPKVYHADCLNLTKRPAGRWECPWHQCDICFKDAASFCEMCPSSYCNQHREGLLFISKLDGKLCCSEHDPCGPDPLEPGEIREYKPEPRALTSGLGMAVIPSAAPNTTAGLNPTTRTRVREIGAGAGPSESFPAFSIPVPITIPVAPPPSSSDPPSSPQMFDLPHYSPISSYDEEEEEEEEEEELLGEVEEELEDEGEVGRQKSDPRDIDGEAEVEEVGLEYLEIKEDEEDDEEEEEEEDDEEVEEEDEEDEED